The following proteins are encoded in a genomic region of Ignavibacteriota bacterium:
- the rplD gene encoding 50S ribosomal protein L4: MKAQSYSTNGSQGQEISLNDEIFGIEPNAHVVYQAVRVHLANRRQGTHQTKERSDVSGGGKKPWRQKGRGTARAGSSRSPLWVGGGTIFGPRPRDYRMKLPMKVRQIARKSAYAMKAQDKQLMVIDDFTVNEPKTREVFAILKALSLDARKTLLIVPAYDANLWRAGRNIATLKIVEASRASTYDILNNQMLLIQKSALPVIESSFTRI, encoded by the coding sequence ATGAAAGCGCAGAGTTACAGCACAAACGGAAGCCAGGGGCAGGAGATCTCGCTCAACGACGAGATCTTCGGAATCGAGCCCAACGCGCACGTGGTCTATCAGGCCGTCCGCGTTCATCTGGCGAATCGCCGTCAGGGCACACATCAAACCAAGGAACGTTCCGACGTCAGCGGCGGCGGCAAGAAGCCGTGGCGACAGAAGGGCCGCGGTACCGCACGCGCGGGTTCCTCACGTTCACCATTGTGGGTTGGCGGCGGCACGATTTTCGGACCGCGTCCGCGCGACTATCGCATGAAGCTGCCGATGAAGGTGCGTCAGATCGCCCGCAAGTCGGCCTACGCCATGAAGGCGCAGGACAAGCAGCTTATGGTCATCGACGATTTTACGGTGAATGAGCCGAAGACGCGCGAAGTATTCGCGATTCTGAAGGCGCTCTCCCTCGATGCGCGCAAGACGCTGCTCATCGTGCCCGCATACGACGCCAATCTCTGGCGCGCGGGTCGGAACATCGCAACCTTGAAAATAGTCGAGGCTTCGCGCGCGTCCACCTACGACATTCTGAACAATCAGATGCTTCTGATTCAGA
- the rplC gene encoding 50S ribosomal protein L3: MPGLLGKKLGMTSIFDAKGKMIPCTVIEAGPCTVLQIRTKDKDGYNAVQLGFGERREKNVTKPAMGQFRKLHLQPSRHIREFKGFEQGSLNPGDAVTVSMFAEGDKVTIAGRSKGKGFQGVMRRHGFGGVGGTTHGQSDRLRAPGSIGASSYPSRVFRGQRMAGRMGNARVTYKNLKVVRVIPESNVILVKGAVPGAKQGLLEIHKQA, translated from the coding sequence ATGCCTGGATTGTTAGGAAAAAAACTCGGAATGACAAGCATCTTCGATGCGAAAGGGAAAATGATTCCCTGTACCGTGATCGAAGCGGGTCCCTGCACCGTGTTGCAGATTCGCACGAAGGACAAGGACGGCTATAATGCCGTGCAGTTGGGCTTCGGCGAGCGACGGGAAAAGAACGTCACGAAACCGGCCATGGGCCAGTTCCGGAAACTGCATCTGCAGCCGTCCCGGCACATCCGCGAGTTCAAGGGCTTCGAGCAGGGCTCGTTGAATCCCGGTGACGCGGTGACCGTGAGCATGTTCGCCGAAGGCGACAAGGTCACGATCGCGGGCAGGTCGAAGGGCAAGGGTTTCCAGGGCGTCATGCGTCGTCACGGCTTCGGCGGTGTCGGTGGCACGACCCACGGCCAGAGCGACCGCCTTCGTGCGCCCGGTTCCATCGGCGCCAGCTCCTATCCGTCCCGTGTTTTCCGCGGACAGCGGATGGCGGGCCGCATGGGTAACGCGCGTGTCACGTACAAGAACTTGAAAGTCGTGCGCGTGATCCCGGAATCGAACGTGATTCTGGTCAAGGGCGCGGTGCCCGGCGCGAAGCAGGGCCTCCTCGAGATTCATAAGCAGGCGTAA
- the rpsJ gene encoding 30S ribosomal protein S10: MAQQKIRIKLKSYDHHLIDKSAEKIIKTVKSTGAVVSGPIPLPTKRSVYTVLRSPHVDKKSREQFETRSHKRLIDIFNSTQRTVDSLMKLELPAGVDVEIKV, translated from the coding sequence GTGGCACAGCAGAAAATTCGCATAAAGCTCAAGTCGTACGACCATCATCTCATCGACAAATCGGCCGAGAAGATCATCAAGACCGTGAAATCGACGGGCGCTGTCGTGTCGGGTCCGATTCCGCTTCCTACGAAGCGATCAGTATACACGGTGCTCCGCTCGCCCCACGTCGACAAGAAGTCGCGCGAACAGTTTGAAACACGGTCGCACAAGCGGCTCATCGATATTTTCAACTCCACACAGCGCACGGTGGACAGCCTCATGAAGCTGGAACTCCCCGCAGGCGTTGATGTGGAAATCAAGGTGTAA
- the tuf gene encoding elongation factor Tu, with translation MAKEKFERTKPHVNIGTIGHVDHGKTTLTAAITMTLSRQGLSEVRTFDSIDNAPEERERGITIATAHVEYQTAERHYAHVDCPGHADYVKNMITGAAQMDGAILVVAATDGPMPQTREHILLARQVGVPRIVVFMNKVDAVDDPELLELVELELRELLSSYEFPGDEIPIVRGSALRALEAGTDASTPLTDERFVCITELMAACDSYIPIPQREVDKPFLMSIEDVFSITGRGTVGTGRIERGRVHVQDEVELIGLGHHKKSVVTGVEMFRKELEEGMAGDNVGLLLRGVDKTELERGMVIAKPGSITPHKKFLAQVYVLKKEEGGRHTPFFNNYRPQFYFRTTDVTGVVQLPEGTEMVMPGDNVDGMLVELITPIAMEEGLRFAVREGGRTVGAGVVAKIVE, from the coding sequence ATGGCAAAAGAGAAATTCGAAAGGACGAAACCCCACGTCAACATTGGGACCATCGGCCACGTCGATCACGGCAAGACCACGTTGACGGCTGCCATCACGATGACACTCTCCCGCCAGGGTCTTTCGGAAGTTCGCACGTTCGATTCCATCGACAACGCGCCCGAAGAGCGTGAGCGCGGTATCACCATCGCGACGGCGCACGTCGAGTACCAGACGGCCGAGCGCCACTACGCGCACGTCGACTGTCCCGGTCACGCCGATTACGTCAAGAACATGATCACCGGCGCAGCGCAGATGGACGGCGCGATCCTCGTCGTCGCGGCCACCGACGGCCCGATGCCGCAGACCCGCGAGCACATCCTTCTTGCCCGCCAGGTGGGCGTGCCCCGCATCGTGGTGTTCATGAACAAGGTCGACGCAGTCGACGATCCCGAGCTTCTGGAACTCGTCGAACTCGAACTTCGCGAACTGCTCAGCTCGTATGAATTCCCCGGCGATGAGATTCCCATAGTGCGCGGCAGCGCGCTCCGCGCCCTCGAGGCCGGTACGGATGCTTCGACCCCGCTCACCGACGAGCGTTTCGTCTGCATCACCGAGCTCATGGCCGCCTGCGACAGCTACATCCCCATACCGCAGCGCGAAGTGGACAAGCCCTTCCTGATGTCGATCGAAGACGTGTTCTCGATCACCGGCCGCGGCACCGTGGGCACCGGTCGTATCGAGCGCGGTCGCGTGCATGTCCAGGACGAAGTCGAACTGATCGGCCTCGGCCACCACAAGAAGAGCGTCGTGACGGGCGTTGAAATGTTCCGCAAGGAACTCGAAGAAGGTATGGCCGGTGACAACGTCGGTCTGCTTCTCCGCGGCGTCGACAAGACCGAGCTCGAGCGCGGCATGGTTATCGCGAAGCCGGGCAGCATCACCCCGCACAAGAAATTCCTCGCGCAGGTGTACGTGTTGAAGAAAGAAGAAGGCGGCCGCCACACTCCGTTCTTCAACAACTACCGTCCGCAGTTCTACTTCCGTACGACCGACGTGACTGGCGTTGTCCAGCTTCCCGAAGGCACGGAAATGGTCATGCCCGGTGACAACGTCGACGGCATGCTCGTGGAACTCATCACGCCGATCGCCATGGAAGAAGGTCTCCGTTTCGCCGTGCGCGAAGGCGGCCGTACCGTGGGCGCAGGCGTCGTCGCGAAGATTGTCGAGTAA
- the fusA gene encoding elongation factor G has product MAKREFTLEKTRNIGIMAHIDAGKTTTTERILFYTGVLHRMGEVHDGAATMDWMEQEKERGITITSAATTCFWRNNRINIIDTPGHVDFTVEVERSLRVLDGAVALFCAVGGVEPQSETVWRQADKYRVPRLAFVNKMDRVGADFYHAVEMMRQRLGANAIPIDLPIGQGETFVGTLDLITMQARIYHEESFGNTWDEIPIPTDLQSAAHEYRTKMLEAVADVDDSLLVKYLDGEEISPTEIMRVLREATIQMKIVPVTCGSSFKNKGVQRLLDSIVEFLPSPTDVGTTIGHHVNLTDHVERRPADDEKFSALAFKVATDPYVGKLIFFRVYSGAVNAGSYVYNSISGKKERIGRILRMHANHREDVETAYTGDICAAIGLKFTKTGDTLCDQGDPIVLEKMEFPDPVIDIAIEPKTKADQEHLSEAIQKLADEDPTFKVRSDQETGQTIISGMGELHLEILIDRMKREFGVEANVGKPQVAYRESIRKKVEAEGKFVRQSGGRGQFGHVWIEMEPNEKGKGYEFIDGIVGGVIPREYIPAVSEGIRESMRNGVLAGYPVEDIKVRLFDGSYHDVDSSEMAFKIAGSMAFKEAARRAEPVILEPIFSVEVVTPEEYMGNVVGDLNSRRGRIEGMGTRSDAQVVKVLVPLSEMFGYATTLRSISQGRALYTMHFSHYEEVPKSIQEQIIEKFQGKKASK; this is encoded by the coding sequence ATGGCAAAGCGCGAATTCACACTCGAAAAGACCCGCAACATCGGTATCATGGCGCATATCGATGCAGGGAAAACCACCACGACGGAGCGCATCCTGTTCTATACGGGCGTGCTGCACCGCATGGGCGAGGTGCATGACGGCGCTGCCACGATGGACTGGATGGAGCAGGAAAAGGAGCGCGGCATCACGATCACGAGTGCCGCAACCACGTGCTTCTGGCGCAACAACCGTATCAATATCATCGATACACCGGGTCATGTCGACTTCACCGTCGAGGTCGAGCGCTCACTCCGTGTGCTCGACGGCGCCGTGGCGCTGTTCTGCGCCGTTGGAGGTGTTGAGCCGCAGTCGGAAACCGTCTGGCGTCAGGCGGATAAGTACCGTGTGCCGCGTCTCGCCTTCGTCAACAAGATGGACCGTGTCGGCGCCGATTTTTATCACGCCGTGGAAATGATGCGCCAGCGTCTCGGCGCAAACGCCATCCCCATAGATCTTCCCATCGGACAGGGTGAAACCTTCGTCGGCACGCTCGACCTCATCACGATGCAGGCGCGTATCTACCACGAAGAGAGCTTCGGCAACACCTGGGACGAGATTCCCATACCGACCGACCTGCAGTCTGCCGCGCACGAGTATCGCACGAAGATGCTCGAAGCCGTGGCCGACGTCGACGACTCGCTGCTCGTGAAGTACCTCGACGGCGAGGAGATCAGCCCGACCGAGATCATGCGTGTTCTCCGCGAGGCGACGATACAGATGAAAATCGTGCCCGTGACCTGCGGTTCGTCCTTCAAGAACAAGGGCGTGCAGCGGTTGCTCGATTCCATCGTCGAGTTCCTCCCGTCGCCTACCGACGTCGGTACGACCATCGGTCATCACGTGAATCTGACCGATCACGTCGAGCGTCGTCCCGCCGATGATGAGAAATTCTCGGCCCTCGCATTCAAGGTAGCCACCGATCCGTACGTGGGAAAATTGATCTTTTTCCGTGTGTACAGCGGGGCGGTCAACGCCGGTTCCTACGTGTACAATTCGATTTCCGGCAAAAAAGAGCGTATCGGGCGCATCCTTCGCATGCATGCGAACCATCGCGAGGACGTGGAAACCGCCTACACGGGCGACATCTGCGCGGCGATCGGACTCAAGTTCACGAAGACCGGCGACACGCTGTGTGATCAGGGTGATCCCATCGTGCTCGAAAAAATGGAATTCCCGGATCCCGTGATCGACATCGCCATCGAGCCGAAAACAAAGGCCGATCAGGAGCATCTCTCCGAGGCCATTCAGAAGCTCGCCGACGAGGATCCGACGTTCAAGGTCCGTTCCGACCAGGAGACAGGCCAGACCATCATCAGCGGCATGGGCGAGCTGCATTTGGAAATTCTCATCGACCGCATGAAGCGTGAGTTCGGTGTCGAGGCCAATGTCGGCAAGCCGCAGGTTGCGTACCGTGAATCCATCCGCAAGAAGGTGGAGGCCGAGGGCAAGTTTGTGCGCCAGAGCGGCGGCCGCGGCCAGTTCGGTCATGTATGGATCGAAATGGAGCCCAACGAAAAGGGCAAGGGATACGAGTTCATCGACGGCATCGTCGGCGGCGTCATTCCTCGCGAGTATATTCCCGCAGTGTCCGAAGGTATCCGCGAATCCATGCGCAACGGCGTGCTGGCCGGATACCCGGTGGAAGACATCAAAGTGCGTCTGTTCGACGGTTCCTATCACGATGTCGACTCGTCCGAAATGGCTTTCAAGATCGCCGGTTCGATGGCGTTCAAGGAAGCCGCTCGCAGGGCGGAGCCGGTGATTTTGGAGCCGATATTCTCCGTCGAGGTCGTCACTCCCGAGGAGTATATGGGGAATGTTGTGGGCGATCTCAATTCGCGGCGCGGCCGTATTGAAGGCATGGGCACGCGCAGCGACGCGCAGGTGGTGAAAGTGCTGGTTCCGTTATCCGAGATGTTCGGGTATGCGACCACGCTGCGCTCCATCTCGCAGGGCCGCGCCCTGTACACCATGCACTTCAGCCACTACGAAGAAGTGCCGAAATCGATCCAGGAACAGATCATCGAAAAGTTCCAGGGCAAAAAGGCAAGCAAGTAA
- the rpsG gene encoding 30S ribosomal protein S7, whose translation MRKKRAERRILTPDPKFNDTLVSRFINNLQLQGKKTTAQRILYSAFDVIEERTKQPGYEIFRKAVFNAQPLIEVRARRVGGATYQVPMEVRAERRTALAIRWLLNASRSRADKSMTRRLAAELIAAANNEGGAIKKKDDVHRMAEANKAFAHFKW comes from the coding sequence ATGAGAAAGAAACGCGCAGAACGCAGGATACTTACGCCAGACCCGAAATTCAACGACACCCTCGTGTCGCGGTTCATCAATAACCTGCAGTTGCAGGGCAAGAAGACGACCGCGCAGCGCATTCTGTACAGCGCGTTTGATGTGATCGAGGAGCGTACAAAGCAGCCCGGGTACGAGATTTTCCGCAAGGCCGTGTTCAACGCGCAGCCCTTGATCGAAGTCCGCGCCCGCCGAGTCGGCGGTGCCACGTACCAGGTCCCGATGGAAGTGCGCGCTGAGCGCCGCACCGCCCTCGCGATCCGCTGGCTTCTGAATGCATCCCGGTCGCGCGCCGACAAGTCGATGACGCGCCGTCTCGCAGCCGAACTCATCGCCGCCGCCAACAACGAAGGCGGGGCAATCAAGAAAAAAGACGACGTACACCGTATGGCTGAGGCCAACAAGGCGTTCGCTCATTTCAAGTGGTAA
- a CDS encoding 30S ribosomal protein S12 — MPTISQLIRKGREVVTVKSKAPALQSCPQKRGVCTRVYTTTPKKPNSALRKVARVRLSNGIEVTAYIPGEGHNLQEHSIVLIRGGRVKDLPGVRYHIIRGTLDTQGVQNRKQARSKYGAKRPK, encoded by the coding sequence GTGCCGACGATCAGTCAACTCATCCGAAAAGGCCGCGAAGTGGTCACGGTAAAAAGCAAGGCCCCGGCCCTGCAATCGTGCCCCCAGAAGCGCGGCGTCTGCACGCGTGTCTATACGACAACACCCAAGAAGCCGAACTCGGCGCTCCGCAAGGTTGCCCGCGTCCGTCTTTCCAACGGCATTGAGGTGACCGCGTACATCCCCGGTGAAGGCCACAACCTTCAGGAGCACTCGATCGTCCTGATTCGTGGCGGCCGTGTGAAGGACCTTCCGGGCGTGCGCTACCACATCATCCGTGGCACCCTCGACACACAGGGCGTGCAGAACCGGAAACAGGCGCGTTCGAAGTACGGCGCGAAGAGACCCAAATAG
- the rpoC gene encoding DNA-directed RNA polymerase subunit beta', with protein sequence MPFKTQDAVKKNFTKISISLASSDAILARSYGEVSKPETINYRSFRPEKDGLFCEKIFGPVRDWECHCGKYKRIRYKGIICDRCGVEVTQKSVRRERMGHISLAVPVVHIWYFRSLPSKIANILGLSSKELERIIYYENYVVINPGPTSFPRPFGALDEILNDDDPEKVDKALFRNDITLLTEEEYLDILAGLDPSNQDLDDDDPNKFIALIGGDAIKRLLRLINIEKLGDRLRYQISVETSQQKKQEAIKRLRVVSAFMTEEIEPRNKPEWMVLDVIPVIPPELRPLVPLEGGRFATSDLNDLYRRVIIRNNRLKRLIDIKAPEVILRNEKRMLQEAVDSLFDNSRRVNSVRSENNRALKSLSDMLKGKQGRFRQNLLGKRVDYSGRSVIVVGPEMKLHQCGLPKDMAVELFKPFIIRKLIERGIVKTVKSAKKVVDKKGPEVWDILEKIIDGHPVLLNRAPTLHRLGIQAFQPLLVEGKAIRLHPLVCTAFNADFDGDQMAVHVPLSFDAQLEAMILILSAHNILSPQNGAPIAIPNQEIVLGCYYLTKALPGDRGEGKVFSSMDEAVIAYDQKRVGLHARVKVRVAVPVELRRDGRAQQMVDTTMGRIIFNRIVPAEIGFINELLTKRRLVQIIGGIFHRLGNLRTVRFLDDLKDLGFGYATAGGLSISISDVEIPDEKNVLIDKAQSDVEKIMQQYQRGFITNGERYNKVIDIWTRTTNRVADKLFDTLQNSQNGFNSLYMMMDSGARGSKEQVRQLAGMRGLMAKPQKTLTGQTGEIIENPITANFRDGLSILEYFISTHGARKGLADTALKTADAGYLTRRLVDVAQDMAVTEFDCNTIRGVSVEALKEGEDIKEPLHERILGRVSLLDVREPLSGELLVSAGEMIDEDRAGAIARTSIESVVIRSALTCEAKRGVCARCYGRNLTSSRLVDVGEAVGIIAAQSIGEPGTQLTLRTFHIGGTASRIAAQSQISTRFEGRVQFEGLKYVTHSDEDEEKYIAVNRNGVINILDPDNRVISKYDVPYGASIVVNEGRSVAKGEVLYEWDPYNATIIAEHDGVVQFADLFEGRTYREEPDEQTGHIQKVVTDTKDKALNPMIQIADSKGNVLVSYNTPVRAHLTVENGQNVVAGTVLVKIPREIGKTRDITGGLPRVTELFEARSPQNPSIVSEIDGVVNFGAMKRGSREIIVTSHDGSDIRTYLAPIGRHVLVQLYDHVRAGEPLTDGAVNPHDILRIKGAGAVQEYLVNEIQEVYRMQGVKINDKHIEIIVRQMLQKVRMINPGDTRFLEGDVVERFRVVETNQELADKVIITAKNDSKYKRGQIVPKKKIREINLELKKKGKEGADYRDPEPASYEPILLGITQASLTTESFISAASFQETTKVLTEAAIEAKEDNLMGLKENVIIGHLIPAGTGLKKFKNIVVVSADEEMDSLVEAEEFVTAK encoded by the coding sequence ATGCCGTTTAAAACACAAGACGCCGTAAAGAAGAATTTCACGAAGATCTCGATCAGCCTCGCATCGTCCGATGCGATACTCGCCCGTTCCTACGGCGAGGTGAGCAAACCCGAAACGATCAATTACCGCTCCTTCCGTCCTGAAAAAGACGGATTGTTCTGCGAAAAAATATTCGGTCCTGTCCGCGATTGGGAATGCCATTGCGGCAAGTACAAACGTATCCGCTACAAGGGCATCATCTGCGACCGCTGCGGCGTCGAGGTGACACAGAAATCGGTGCGCCGCGAGCGCATGGGCCATATCTCCCTGGCCGTGCCCGTCGTGCACATCTGGTATTTCCGTTCGTTGCCCAGCAAGATCGCGAATATCCTCGGCCTTTCGTCGAAGGAACTCGAGCGTATCATCTACTACGAGAATTACGTTGTGATCAATCCTGGTCCGACGAGTTTCCCGCGCCCCTTCGGCGCGCTCGATGAAATCCTCAACGACGACGATCCCGAGAAAGTCGACAAGGCGCTTTTCCGCAACGACATCACGCTGTTGACGGAAGAGGAGTACCTCGACATCCTCGCGGGCCTCGATCCGTCGAATCAGGATCTCGACGACGATGACCCGAACAAGTTCATCGCGCTGATCGGCGGCGACGCCATCAAGCGCCTCCTGCGCCTGATCAACATCGAAAAGCTTGGCGACCGTTTGCGCTATCAGATCAGCGTCGAGACCTCGCAGCAGAAGAAGCAGGAAGCGATCAAACGCCTGCGCGTCGTGTCGGCCTTCATGACCGAAGAGATCGAGCCGCGCAACAAACCCGAGTGGATGGTGCTCGACGTGATCCCCGTGATCCCGCCCGAACTGCGCCCGCTCGTGCCTCTCGAAGGCGGACGTTTCGCAACCTCCGATCTGAACGATCTCTATCGCCGCGTGATCATCCGCAACAACCGACTCAAACGCCTCATCGACATCAAGGCGCCTGAGGTGATCCTCCGCAACGAAAAGCGCATGCTTCAGGAGGCCGTCGACTCGCTGTTCGACAACAGCCGCCGCGTGAACTCCGTGCGCAGCGAGAACAACCGCGCGCTCAAATCGCTTTCCGACATGCTTAAGGGCAAGCAGGGGCGCTTCCGTCAGAACCTTCTCGGCAAGCGCGTCGACTACTCCGGCCGTTCGGTGATCGTGGTCGGTCCCGAGATGAAGCTGCATCAGTGCGGTCTGCCGAAGGACATGGCGGTGGAGCTGTTCAAGCCCTTCATCATCCGCAAGCTCATCGAACGCGGTATCGTGAAGACCGTGAAGAGCGCGAAGAAAGTTGTGGACAAAAAAGGTCCGGAAGTCTGGGATATTCTCGAGAAGATCATCGACGGCCATCCGGTGCTTCTGAACCGCGCACCGACGCTGCACCGCCTGGGCATTCAGGCCTTCCAGCCGCTGCTCGTGGAAGGTAAGGCGATCCGTCTGCATCCGCTGGTCTGTACCGCGTTCAACGCCGACTTCGACGGCGATCAGATGGCCGTACACGTCCCGCTCTCGTTCGACGCACAGCTCGAGGCGATGATCCTCATCCTCTCCGCGCACAACATCCTCTCGCCGCAGAACGGCGCGCCGATCGCGATCCCGAACCAGGAAATCGTGCTCGGGTGTTATTACCTGACCAAGGCGCTTCCGGGCGATCGTGGCGAGGGCAAGGTGTTTTCGTCGATGGATGAAGCCGTCATCGCGTACGACCAGAAACGCGTCGGTCTGCATGCCCGCGTGAAAGTGCGCGTGGCGGTGCCGGTCGAATTGCGTCGCGACGGTCGCGCGCAGCAGATGGTGGACACGACCATGGGTCGCATCATCTTCAACCGCATCGTGCCCGCCGAGATCGGGTTCATCAACGAACTGCTGACGAAGCGCCGTCTTGTGCAGATCATCGGAGGCATTTTCCACCGCCTCGGCAATCTGCGCACCGTGCGTTTCCTCGACGATCTCAAGGATCTCGGATTCGGATACGCGACTGCCGGCGGGCTGTCCATCAGCATCTCCGACGTGGAAATTCCGGATGAGAAAAACGTGCTCATCGACAAGGCGCAGTCCGATGTCGAAAAGATCATGCAGCAGTATCAGCGCGGTTTCATCACGAACGGCGAACGCTACAACAAGGTGATCGACATCTGGACGCGCACGACGAACCGCGTCGCGGACAAACTCTTCGACACGTTGCAGAACAGCCAGAACGGATTCAACTCGCTGTACATGATGATGGACTCCGGCGCCCGTGGTTCGAAGGAACAGGTGCGCCAGCTTGCCGGTATGCGCGGTCTGATGGCGAAGCCGCAGAAGACACTCACCGGTCAGACGGGTGAAATCATCGAGAACCCGATCACCGCGAACTTCCGCGACGGTCTCTCCATTCTCGAGTACTTCATCTCGACACACGGTGCGCGCAAGGGTCTCGCCGACACGGCTCTCAAGACCGCCGATGCGGGATACCTCACGCGTCGTCTCGTTGACGTGGCGCAGGACATGGCCGTGACCGAGTTCGACTGCAACACAATCCGTGGTGTGAGCGTCGAAGCTTTGAAGGAAGGCGAGGACATCAAGGAGCCACTGCACGAGCGCATACTCGGGCGCGTGTCGCTGCTCGACGTTCGCGAACCGCTGTCCGGCGAACTGCTCGTCAGCGCCGGTGAAATGATCGATGAAGACCGCGCAGGAGCCATCGCGCGCACATCGATCGAATCCGTGGTCATCCGTTCCGCTCTCACCTGTGAAGCCAAGCGCGGCGTCTGCGCGCGTTGTTACGGACGCAACCTCACGTCGAGCCGTCTGGTCGACGTGGGCGAGGCCGTCGGTATCATCGCCGCGCAGTCGATCGGCGAGCCGGGCACGCAGCTTACCCTGCGTACCTTCCACATCGGCGGTACTGCAAGCCGCATCGCGGCGCAGTCGCAGATCTCGACACGTTTCGAGGGACGCGTGCAGTTCGAAGGCCTCAAGTACGTCACGCATTCCGACGAGGATGAGGAGAAGTACATCGCGGTCAATCGCAACGGCGTGATCAACATCCTCGATCCCGACAACCGCGTAATCTCGAAATACGACGTACCCTACGGTGCGTCCATCGTGGTCAACGAAGGTCGCAGCGTGGCGAAGGGCGAAGTGCTGTACGAATGGGATCCCTACAATGCAACCATCATCGCCGAACACGACGGCGTGGTGCAGTTCGCGGATCTCTTCGAAGGACGCACGTACCGCGAGGAACCCGACGAACAGACGGGCCACATCCAGAAAGTCGTAACCGACACGAAGGACAAGGCGTTGAATCCCATGATTCAGATCGCCGATTCCAAAGGCAACGTGCTTGTGTCGTACAACACCCCCGTGCGCGCGCACCTTACCGTCGAAAACGGCCAGAACGTTGTTGCCGGTACCGTGCTCGTCAAGATTCCGCGCGAGATCGGAAAGACGCGCGATATCACGGGCGGTCTGCCCCGCGTGACCGAACTCTTCGAGGCGCGCAGTCCGCAGAATCCTTCCATCGTCAGCGAGATCGACGGCGTTGTGAATTTCGGTGCGATGAAACGCGGCTCCCGCGAAATTATCGTGACCAGTCACGACGGTTCCGACATCCGCACATATCTCGCTCCCATCGGCCGCCACGTGCTTGTGCAGCTCTACGACCACGTGCGCGCGGGCGAGCCGCTCACCGACGGCGCGGTGAATCCGCACGACATCCTGCGCATCAAGGGCGCCGGTGCGGTGCAGGAATACCTGGTGAATGAAATCCAGGAAGTGTACCGCATGCAGGGCGTGAAGATCAACGACAAACACATCGAGATCATCGTCCGCCAGATGTTGCAGAAGGTGCGCATGATCAACCCTGGTGATACACGCTTCCTCGAGGGTGATGTTGTCGAGCGTTTCCGCGTGGTGGAAACCAACCAGGAACTCGCGGACAAGGTCATCATCACGGCGAAGAACGACTCGAAATACAAGCGCGGCCAGATTGTTCCCAAGAAGAAGATCCGGGAAATCAATCTCGAGCTCAAGAAGAAGGGCAAGGAAGGTGCGGACTACCGCGATCCGGAGCCCGCGAGCTACGAACCGATCCTTCTGGGCATCACCCAGGCCTCGCTGACGACCGAAAGCTTCATTTCCGCAGCATCCTTCCAGGAGACCACGAAAGTGCTCACAGAGGCCGCCATTGAGGCCAAAGAGGACAATCTGATGGGCCTGAAGGAGAACGTCATCATCGGTCACCTCATTCCGGCGGGCACGGGCTTGAAGAAATTCAAGAACATCGTGGTTGTCTCGGCGGACGAGGAAATGGATAGCCTCGTGGAAGCGGAGGAATTCGTTACCGCGAAATAA